A single window of Candidatus Kapaibacterium thiocyanatum DNA harbors:
- a CDS encoding pyridoxamine 5'-phosphate oxidase, translating to MNPDKQTLHAIRTDYSRAELAEASVASDPFVQFGRWIDEAIAAQVAEPTAMVLSTVDDAGRPASRVVLLKGIVDGGLRFYTNYASRKGRHLLTNPSASLLFFWPELERQVRVEGVTRRLSEEESFDYFSSRPLESRIGAWASAQSTVTTRADLERTYRELSERFADGNVPLPPTWGGYALHPDRLEFWQGRPSRMHDRIQYRLDHDAWIIERLSP from the coding sequence ATGAATCCGGATAAGCAGACGTTGCACGCCATCCGCACGGACTACAGCCGTGCGGAACTCGCCGAAGCCTCCGTGGCATCGGACCCGTTCGTCCAGTTCGGACGCTGGATCGACGAAGCCATCGCGGCCCAGGTCGCCGAGCCCACGGCCATGGTACTGTCCACGGTGGACGATGCAGGACGTCCCGCGTCGCGCGTGGTGTTGCTCAAGGGCATCGTGGATGGTGGACTGCGGTTCTATACGAACTATGCGAGCAGGAAGGGGCGGCATCTTCTGACCAACCCTAGTGCGTCGCTCCTGTTCTTCTGGCCCGAGCTGGAGCGGCAGGTCCGCGTCGAGGGAGTCACGCGGCGTCTGTCGGAAGAAGAATCCTTCGACTACTTCTCGAGTCGTCCGCTGGAAAGCAGGATCGGTGCCTGGGCATCGGCACAGAGCACCGTCACGACCCGCGCCGACCTCGAACGTACCTACCGCGAGCTCAGCGAGCGCTTCGCCGATGGCAACGTTCCGCTCCCGCCGACATGGGGCGGATATGCCCTCCATCCCGATAGACTCGAATTCTGGCAGGGGCGTCCCTCACGCATGCACGACCGTATCCAATATCGCCTGGACCACGACGCATGGATCATCGAACGACTATCGCCATAG